A region from the Terriglobia bacterium genome encodes:
- a CDS encoding alpha-ketoacid dehydrogenase subunit beta — protein sequence MPLYTYLEAIRAGLFEEMERDSSVFCIGEDIGIYGGAFKVTEGLIDRFGPERVIDTPISEMAIVNAAFGAALTGLRPVAEFQFIDFIACAFNQITNLLAKAHFRWGAPVPVVLRGPCGGGVHGGPFHSQNPEMYYVHTPGMKVVAPATAYDAKGLIKSAIRDNNPVLFLEHKFLYRRIKEELPQDEYTIEIGKARVAREGRHVSVITYGAMLYVALDAAKVLTNEGIELEVVDLRSLLPLDRETIANTVRRTNRVIVLHEDTKTGGIAGEIAACINEDAFDWLDAPITRIASADTPVPFSPPLEEVFLPRVEDVVREARRLRTY from the coding sequence TTGCCTTTATATACCTATCTCGAAGCCATTCGCGCCGGACTCTTTGAAGAAATGGAGCGCGACTCCAGCGTCTTCTGCATCGGTGAGGATATTGGCATCTATGGTGGAGCTTTCAAGGTCACCGAAGGCCTCATCGACCGCTTCGGGCCGGAGCGGGTCATCGATACCCCGATCTCCGAGATGGCGATCGTCAATGCGGCCTTTGGCGCGGCGCTGACGGGACTGCGTCCGGTTGCGGAGTTCCAGTTCATCGACTTCATTGCCTGCGCATTCAACCAGATCACGAACCTGTTGGCGAAGGCGCACTTCCGTTGGGGCGCGCCGGTGCCAGTCGTCCTGCGCGGGCCGTGCGGCGGCGGAGTGCACGGCGGACCGTTCCACTCGCAGAACCCGGAGATGTATTACGTGCACACGCCCGGCATGAAAGTGGTGGCTCCTGCTACAGCGTACGACGCCAAAGGGCTAATCAAGTCAGCGATTCGTGACAACAACCCCGTGCTGTTTCTTGAACACAAGTTCCTCTACAGACGCATCAAAGAAGAGTTGCCGCAGGACGAATACACGATCGAGATCGGCAAGGCTCGCGTCGCACGTGAGGGCCGCCACGTTTCGGTGATCACGTACGGAGCGATGCTTTACGTCGCGCTGGATGCGGCGAAGGTCTTGACGAACGAGGGTATCGAACTCGAAGTGGTGGACTTGCGCTCGCTGCTGCCGCTGGATCGCGAGACGATTGCCAATACGGTTCGCAGGACTAATAGGGTGATCGTGCTGCACGAGGATACGAAGACCGGCGGAATCGCCGGAGAAATCGCGGCCTGCATCAACGAAGACGCCTTCGACTGGCTCGACGCGCCGATCACGCGCATCGCTTCGGCGGACACTCCGGTTCCATTCTCGCCGCCGCTGGAAGAGGTTTTCCTGCCGCGCGTGGAAGACGTGGTGCGCGAAGCTAGGCGGCTGAGGACCTACTAG
- a CDS encoding c-type cytochrome — MKGFIIGVVITLAVIFGGFYLTVSQGWFPVGADNPPGALERKYANMAMDAYVEKHMPQGNNPVQANSSNLMEGAILYEKHCALCHGGGKDRTSPLAHKFSPPVPQILQRIPHDPDAHLFWMVKHGARMTGMPSWEGVMSDDEIWKTVSFIKHSNNLPPDVQQMWEQASQQHATTNEVTPTPKAQQQNAKPQQRKK, encoded by the coding sequence ATGAAAGGTTTCATCATCGGAGTCGTCATTACGCTGGCTGTAATCTTCGGGGGTTTCTATCTAACAGTGTCGCAGGGATGGTTCCCCGTCGGCGCCGATAATCCGCCGGGCGCCTTAGAGCGCAAGTACGCCAACATGGCCATGGATGCCTACGTGGAGAAGCACATGCCGCAGGGTAATAACCCGGTGCAGGCGAACTCATCGAACCTGATGGAAGGCGCCATTCTCTACGAGAAGCATTGCGCGCTGTGCCACGGCGGCGGCAAGGATCGCACCAGCCCGCTGGCTCACAAATTCAGCCCGCCGGTGCCACAGATTTTGCAGCGCATACCGCACGATCCCGATGCTCACCTCTTCTGGATGGTGAAGCACGGCGCCCGCATGACCGGAATGCCCTCGTGGGAAGGCGTCATGAGCGATGACGAGATATGGAAGACGGTCTCGTTCATCAAGCACTCCAATAACCTGCCGCCGGACGTTCAGCAGATGTGGGAACAGGCTTCCCAACAACATGCGACAACCAACGAGGTGACACCAACTCCAAAGGCGCAGCAGCAGAACGCAAAGCCTCAGCAAAGGAAGAAGTAG
- a CDS encoding thiamine pyrophosphate-dependent dehydrogenase E1 component subunit alpha, producing the protein MPKKPEKPTSSKSVPKKSPAKPNRSAADAEAAASALRCYNIPDYRLEHPEFSIATERDSTTGETRYSVEGDLSADAPPIRDSKYLSREQCIEIYRWMLLNRKMEAVLESLYKQSKVVGGVYFGLGQEGCSCASACALQKDDWMGPMIRNQGALLVRGFSPADIMRQYMAKADSPTFGRDASSHFGDIRERNVSAPISMLGELIGIMAGVCLGARLQGRNIAGLTYIGDGGQSTGVTYESLNFAAVQKLGVVLIVENNLWGYSTPSDMQFRVKDLAERSIAYGIPGVIVDGTDPCQVYDATHEACERARRGEGPTLIEAKMMRMKGHAIHDAAQYVPRPLFEYWQKRDPIARFENYLVHVKKWLTRESHDKLVSEVDAFLEQERAAAEASPMPTPEEDRKHQGVYCSPECHEIKPKYGTVEFETAKTLAKSDTNEGAVHLK; encoded by the coding sequence ATGCCCAAGAAACCGGAAAAGCCCACATCCAGCAAATCTGTTCCAAAGAAATCTCCGGCCAAGCCGAATCGCTCTGCTGCTGACGCCGAAGCCGCCGCCAGTGCACTCCGCTGCTACAACATTCCCGATTACCGCCTTGAACATCCCGAGTTCTCCATCGCCACAGAGCGCGATTCGACAACCGGAGAAACGCGCTATTCCGTCGAAGGCGACCTCTCGGCCGACGCGCCGCCGATCCGCGACTCGAAGTACCTCTCGCGGGAACAGTGCATCGAGATCTATCGCTGGATGCTGCTGAACCGCAAGATGGAAGCGGTCCTCGAATCGCTCTACAAGCAGAGCAAGGTCGTGGGCGGCGTTTACTTCGGTCTGGGGCAGGAGGGCTGCTCGTGCGCCTCCGCCTGCGCGCTCCAGAAAGATGACTGGATGGGGCCGATGATCCGCAACCAGGGAGCGCTGCTGGTGCGCGGTTTCTCCCCGGCGGACATCATGCGGCAGTACATGGCCAAGGCCGACTCACCGACATTCGGCCGCGACGCGTCGTCCCACTTCGGCGACATTCGCGAGCGCAATGTGTCCGCCCCGATCTCCATGCTCGGCGAACTCATCGGCATCATGGCCGGCGTCTGCCTCGGCGCGCGGTTACAGGGGCGCAACATTGCCGGGCTCACCTACATCGGCGACGGGGGCCAGTCGACCGGAGTCACCTATGAAAGCCTCAACTTCGCCGCCGTGCAGAAACTCGGCGTCGTGCTCATCGTCGAAAACAATCTTTGGGGATACTCGACGCCTTCCGACATGCAGTTCCGCGTGAAGGACCTTGCCGAGCGCTCCATCGCCTACGGCATTCCCGGAGTGATTGTCGATGGCACCGATCCGTGCCAGGTTTACGATGCGACCCACGAAGCCTGCGAACGCGCCCGTCGCGGCGAAGGCCCAACGCTGATCGAAGCCAAGATGATGCGCATGAAGGGCCACGCCATCCACGACGCCGCACAATACGTCCCGCGACCGCTATTCGAATACTGGCAGAAGCGCGACCCGATCGCACGCTTCGAGAACTATCTCGTACACGTGAAGAAATGGCTGACGCGCGAGTCACACGACAAGCTCGTCAGCGAAGTCGATGCCTTCCTCGAACAGGAACGCGCCGCTGCCGAGGCCTCGCCCATGCCGACGCCGGAAGAAGACCGCAAGCATCAGGGCGTGTACTGCTCGCCGGAGTGTCATGAGATCAAGCCGAAGTATGGGACCGTAGAGTTCGAGACCGCGAAGACACTCGCCAAGTCGGACACCAATGAAGGTGCAGTTCACCTGAAGTAG
- a CDS encoding DUF2007 domain-containing protein, producing the protein MANQGRSDSDELVTIARFTNQPELDIARGFLESEGIPSWAPEERLVASTGGLYATAVGGMRLQVRSRDAERAMKLIEEIDEASSPSLNESGES; encoded by the coding sequence ATGGCCAATCAGGGCAGATCCGATTCCGACGAGTTGGTTACTATCGCTCGATTTACGAACCAGCCAGAACTGGACATTGCGCGTGGCTTTCTGGAATCCGAAGGCATTCCCTCGTGGGCTCCAGAGGAACGGCTCGTCGCAAGCACCGGTGGACTGTACGCGACCGCGGTTGGTGGCATGCGTCTGCAGGTGCGGTCACGCGATGCCGAACGTGCAATGAAGCTGATCGAGGAGATAGACGAAGCGTCCAGTCCCTCGCTTAACGAAAGCGGCGAGTCATAA
- the hemB gene encoding porphobilinogen synthase, whose amino-acid sequence MAFPVQRPRRLRRTESLRSFVRETRLSPEGFVYPLFVCPGEGIRKEVRSMPGVFNMSVDEAVNECREVASLGIPSVILFGLPESKDEKATGAWADDGIVQKAARAIKREVPNLLLMGDVCLCEYMSHGHCGIVKPVAQPQSVGAAAAAPPSATAVDYEIVNDATLDILARTAVSQVRAGMDIIAPSDMMDGRVGAIRTALDKNGYESIPILSYAAKFASGFYGPFREAADSAPQFGDRRSYQMDPANLREAMREIELDLQEGADMIMVKPALPYLDVISEARRRFDVPLAAYQVSGEYAMIKAAAQNHWIDHDRVMMESLLSIQRAGASIILTYFAKDVARLLA is encoded by the coding sequence ATGGCATTTCCAGTCCAGCGTCCCCGACGTCTTCGCCGCACCGAGAGTTTGCGATCGTTCGTCCGTGAAACCCGCTTGTCGCCTGAAGGGTTCGTCTACCCCTTGTTTGTCTGTCCGGGCGAAGGCATTCGCAAAGAAGTCCGCTCCATGCCCGGCGTATTCAACATGTCGGTTGACGAAGCCGTTAACGAGTGCCGCGAAGTCGCCTCGCTCGGAATCCCCTCGGTCATCCTGTTCGGCCTGCCCGAATCAAAGGACGAAAAGGCGACCGGCGCCTGGGCCGACGACGGCATCGTGCAGAAGGCAGCGCGAGCGATCAAGCGCGAAGTGCCGAACCTGCTGTTGATGGGCGACGTTTGCCTTTGCGAGTACATGTCGCACGGCCATTGCGGAATTGTGAAGCCAGTTGCCCAGCCGCAGTCGGTGGGAGCGGCCGCTGCCGCGCCGCCCTCCGCAACTGCTGTCGACTACGAAATCGTGAATGACGCGACCCTGGACATTCTCGCCAGGACCGCTGTTTCTCAGGTCCGCGCGGGGATGGACATCATCGCCCCCTCGGACATGATGGATGGCCGCGTGGGTGCGATTCGCACGGCGCTGGACAAGAACGGATACGAGAGCATCCCGATCCTCAGCTACGCCGCCAAGTTCGCCTCCGGTTTCTACGGCCCCTTCAGGGAAGCCGCCGACAGCGCACCGCAATTCGGCGACCGGCGCTCCTACCAGATGGATCCTGCCAATCTTCGCGAGGCTATGCGCGAGATCGAACTCGATCTCCAGGAAGGCGCGGACATGATCATGGTGAAGCCCGCGCTCCCCTATCTTGACGTGATCTCCGAAGCCCGGCGGCGTTTCGACGTTCCGCTCGCGGCCTACCAGGTCAGCGGCGAATACGCGATGATCAAGGCCGCGGCCCAGAACCACTGGATCGACCACGACCGCGTCATGATGGAAAGCCTGCTGAGCATTCAGCGCGCCGGAGCATCGATCATCCTGACGTACTTCGCGAAGGATGTGGCAAGGTTGCTCGCGTAG
- a CDS encoding glucosaminidase domain-containing protein — protein MTREEFLQQATAAAQASSKTSALPAGITVAQAALESAFGNSALSRKANNYFGIKAHGRHAVLEMPTTEVINGDVQKVTARFAAYKDMAECFTCRDQLIANGAVYAEARANAHDPELFTHALAKHWATDPSYAEKILKIYYENNLSSLM, from the coding sequence ATGACCAGAGAAGAATTCTTGCAGCAAGCGACGGCAGCTGCCCAGGCGAGTTCCAAAACCAGCGCACTGCCCGCCGGCATCACCGTCGCGCAAGCCGCACTCGAAAGCGCATTTGGCAACTCGGCGCTTTCACGAAAAGCGAACAACTATTTCGGCATCAAGGCCCACGGCCGCCACGCCGTTCTCGAAATGCCGACAACCGAAGTGATCAACGGAGACGTGCAGAAGGTGACCGCCCGTTTCGCCGCCTATAAAGACATGGCCGAGTGCTTCACATGCCGCGACCAGCTGATCGCCAACGGCGCGGTCTACGCCGAGGCCCGCGCGAACGCACACGATCCCGAACTGTTCACGCACGCCCTCGCGAAGCATTGGGCCACAGACCCCAGCTACGCAGAGAAAATCCTGAAGATCTATTACGAAAACAACTTAAGCAGCTTGATGTAG
- a CDS encoding ATP-binding protein → MALPVSKRWAVAPLGALIVYVAVTLLYFHRVTGPPAVEPPQNRILVAFADISQFILMLAPAIVAIWKSVRSHGRPRVFWVLMAAGFATWATAQAGWIYVEVIRQQAIPDPFWADVVLFFHFVPFTAALIVRPQVPGELRRMTLSAIDWTMLLLWWLYLYVFLVFPSQFIRLDMAAYDTSYNALYLAENLVWLGLLAFLFISTRDEWKLTFGSLLGAGTLYIVSSQIINLAIQSGTYYSGSLYDVPLISAILWYLWTVVRGPEETSGSDNVGEADTADEHAWVPRIALFALLSIPIMAAVMEYRVSSHDSIFRFRLVVSMVAIVMLGTLVFVKQYLLDRERVRLLAESRRAYADLQRLQAQVVQSEKLASIGQLVSGAAHEINNPLTAILGYSELMETDPAADETIRAHATKIKIQALRTKNLVGNLLKFARQSKPERKLVHLNTVVENALRLREMDELGKPVQFVRQLAAELPWTWGDASQLADVCLQLLGNAKDALGDQGGTITVRTYAQNGSVILEVTDTGSGISEPTRVFDPFYTTKGLGKGPGLGLSVCYGIIADHKGEITAENMPEGGARFRVRLPAAQKSAVG, encoded by the coding sequence ATGGCATTACCCGTCTCAAAACGCTGGGCCGTTGCGCCGTTAGGGGCGCTCATCGTATATGTCGCGGTGACCCTGCTTTACTTTCATAGGGTAACCGGCCCGCCAGCAGTTGAGCCGCCGCAAAACCGGATTCTGGTAGCCTTTGCGGACATTTCCCAGTTCATCCTGATGCTCGCGCCAGCCATTGTGGCGATCTGGAAATCGGTTCGTTCTCATGGGAGGCCGCGCGTTTTTTGGGTACTGATGGCGGCCGGCTTTGCGACATGGGCTACCGCGCAGGCTGGATGGATCTACGTCGAAGTTATTCGTCAGCAGGCGATTCCGGACCCCTTCTGGGCCGATGTCGTGCTCTTTTTCCATTTCGTGCCCTTCACGGCGGCACTTATTGTCCGGCCACAAGTGCCGGGCGAACTCCGCCGCATGACGTTGTCGGCCATCGACTGGACTATGCTCCTGCTCTGGTGGCTCTACTTGTACGTTTTCCTCGTCTTCCCATCCCAATTTATCCGGCTTGACATGGCGGCGTATGACACCAGTTATAACGCCCTCTACCTTGCTGAGAACCTGGTCTGGTTGGGGCTGCTGGCATTCTTGTTTATCAGCACGCGGGACGAGTGGAAACTGACGTTTGGAAGTCTGCTTGGTGCCGGTACTCTGTACATTGTTTCATCACAAATAATTAACCTGGCCATTCAGAGCGGCACTTATTACTCAGGGAGTCTCTACGATGTCCCGCTGATAAGTGCGATCTTGTGGTACCTGTGGACCGTCGTTCGTGGACCCGAAGAGACCTCGGGGAGTGACAACGTCGGCGAAGCTGATACAGCCGACGAACACGCCTGGGTTCCTCGAATCGCGCTCTTTGCGCTCCTTTCCATTCCGATAATGGCCGCGGTTATGGAATACCGGGTCTCGTCCCATGACTCAATCTTCCGGTTCCGGCTTGTAGTGAGCATGGTCGCCATTGTCATGCTCGGGACGCTGGTTTTCGTGAAGCAGTACCTGCTGGATCGCGAGAGAGTTCGGCTGCTTGCAGAGAGCCGCCGCGCATATGCCGATTTGCAGAGGTTGCAAGCGCAAGTGGTACAGTCGGAGAAATTGGCATCGATTGGCCAGTTGGTCTCCGGAGCGGCCCATGAGATCAATAATCCGCTGACGGCGATTCTCGGGTATTCCGAGCTGATGGAGACGGACCCCGCGGCCGACGAAACGATCCGAGCCCACGCGACGAAGATCAAGATCCAGGCATTACGTACGAAAAATCTCGTCGGCAACCTGCTGAAGTTCGCGCGCCAGAGCAAGCCTGAGAGGAAACTCGTTCACCTGAACACGGTCGTCGAAAACGCGCTTAGGCTTCGCGAAATGGACGAGTTAGGCAAACCGGTTCAATTCGTTCGGCAACTGGCGGCAGAACTGCCCTGGACATGGGGCGACGCGTCACAGCTCGCGGATGTTTGCCTGCAGCTTCTGGGAAACGCAAAAGACGCCCTTGGAGATCAAGGCGGAACAATTACAGTCAGGACCTATGCGCAGAATGGGTCTGTAATCCTCGAAGTCACCGACACAGGGTCCGGGATATCGGAGCCCACCCGAGTGTTCGATCCTTTCTACACGACCAAGGGACTCGGCAAAGGCCCCGGACTCGGCCTCAGCGTGTGTTACGGAATCATTGCCGACCACAAAGGCGAGATCACGGCCGAGAATATGCCCGAGGGCGGCGCCCGATTCAGAGTACGTCTTCCGGCGGCACAGAAATCCGCGGTCGGCTAG
- the pal gene encoding peptidoglycan-associated lipoprotein Pal, with protein sequence MSARFTRLFLSLGVAALAVSLGACAKKVATAKATPAPPPPPAPTASLSASPSNLQKGQSTTLTWSTQNANDITIDGLGTVTASGSRTVSPEDSTTYKLVAKGPGGTQEADARVTVATPPPPVAQGPTDAELFAQNVKDLYFNYDKYDVRSDEQAILKADAAFLAAHPNYKLTISGHCDERGSEEYNLALGSNRANTVRDQLVAMGVSSDRIKTISYGKEKPFCTQENDQCWQSNRRAHFEMNQ encoded by the coding sequence ATGTCCGCGCGTTTCACTCGTCTATTTCTCTCTCTTGGCGTGGCCGCTCTTGCGGTCTCGCTGGGCGCCTGCGCCAAAAAGGTGGCCACGGCCAAGGCGACTCCAGCACCACCTCCGCCCCCAGCTCCCACCGCGAGTCTGAGCGCGTCGCCCAGCAATCTGCAGAAGGGCCAGTCAACCACCCTGACGTGGAGCACGCAGAACGCGAACGACATTACGATCGACGGCTTGGGTACAGTCACAGCCAGCGGATCGCGGACCGTATCGCCCGAAGACTCGACCACCTACAAACTGGTCGCAAAGGGTCCCGGCGGCACGCAAGAAGCGGATGCCCGCGTCACAGTGGCCACTCCACCGCCGCCGGTTGCTCAAGGGCCGACGGATGCCGAACTGTTTGCGCAGAACGTCAAGGACCTGTACTTCAACTACGACAAGTATGACGTACGATCCGATGAGCAGGCGATTCTTAAGGCTGACGCTGCGTTCCTGGCGGCACATCCCAACTACAAGCTAACCATTTCGGGGCACTGCGACGAGCGTGGGTCCGAGGAGTACAACCTGGCGCTTGGCTCGAACCGGGCCAACACCGTGCGGGATCAACTCGTGGCCATGGGCGTCAGTTCCGATCGTATCAAGACGATCAGCTACGGCAAGGAAAAGCCCTTCTGCACGCAAGAAAACGATCAGTGCTGGCAGTCAAACCGGCGTGCACATTTCGAGATGAATCAGTAG
- the sucB gene encoding 2-oxoglutarate dehydrogenase, E2 component, dihydrolipoamide succinyltransferase, which translates to MPTDVVMPQMGESIFEGTVTKWLKKPGDHVNRDEPLFEISTDKVDAEVPAPASGVLRDIKVQPGATVQVNTVVGVIDESGAASAAPQPSAPAPEPVASTPQAAPPPPAPAPPVASPAPTPAPAAAAPQAPSGPRTEVTMPQMGESIFEGTLTRWMKKVGDHVNRDEPLFEISTDKVDAEIPAPAAGTLTEIRVQPGTTVQVNTVVGVIGGGAAQAAQAAAPVTAAPQATAPPASAPVAAAPAAPRAAVGEEERLRSSPLVRRLAQEHNVDLRQVTGTGSGGRITKEDIETFIAKYPAGAPPSAPAPQAPSAPTYAAPAAAAAEVPATPLPATPANKFAGVPGTVEPMSVMRKKIAEHMVMSKRTSAHVHGVFEIDMTRIVKLREKMKDRFQQATGLKLTFTPFFTRAVAHALRLWPIVNASVEGENIHYKRDINIGIAVALDWGLIVPVVKHADELSFAGVQRAINDLGERARSKRLKPEDVQGGTFTITNPGIFGAKFGMPIISQPQLAIMGVGAITKKPMVVTDKDGNDSIAIRSMMHLSIGYDHRIIDGAVADQFMSVVKNYLENWNEPIV; encoded by the coding sequence ATGCCAACTGACGTCGTTATGCCGCAGATGGGCGAATCCATCTTTGAGGGCACTGTTACCAAGTGGCTGAAGAAGCCGGGCGACCACGTTAATCGCGACGAGCCGCTGTTCGAAATTTCAACCGACAAGGTTGATGCGGAAGTGCCTGCGCCGGCCAGCGGCGTGCTGCGCGACATCAAGGTGCAGCCAGGCGCGACCGTGCAGGTAAACACAGTCGTCGGCGTCATCGACGAGAGCGGCGCGGCGAGTGCGGCGCCCCAACCCTCAGCACCGGCCCCGGAGCCAGTGGCATCTACTCCACAGGCGGCGCCACCTCCGCCTGCGCCTGCTCCTCCGGTCGCAAGCCCTGCTCCGACTCCCGCTCCCGCAGCGGCGGCGCCGCAAGCGCCCTCGGGGCCGCGCACCGAAGTGACGATGCCGCAGATGGGCGAGTCGATCTTCGAGGGCACGCTGACGCGCTGGATGAAGAAGGTCGGCGATCACGTCAATCGCGACGAGCCGCTATTCGAAATCTCCACTGACAAAGTGGACGCGGAGATCCCGGCTCCCGCGGCCGGCACGCTGACCGAGATCCGCGTACAACCCGGAACCACCGTGCAGGTCAACACCGTGGTCGGCGTGATCGGCGGCGGTGCCGCACAAGCCGCGCAAGCTGCGGCCCCAGTCACGGCCGCGCCACAAGCGACGGCACCTCCAGCATCTGCACCTGTCGCAGCCGCTCCCGCTGCTCCTCGCGCTGCCGTTGGCGAAGAAGAGAGGCTTCGGTCTTCACCGCTGGTGCGCAGGCTGGCGCAAGAACACAACGTCGATCTTCGCCAGGTGACCGGAACCGGCTCCGGCGGACGGATCACGAAGGAAGACATCGAGACGTTCATCGCTAAGTATCCGGCGGGCGCTCCGCCGAGTGCTCCAGCACCGCAGGCACCATCCGCTCCGACGTACGCTGCGCCTGCGGCCGCAGCCGCGGAGGTACCGGCTACGCCTCTTCCGGCGACTCCGGCGAACAAGTTCGCGGGGGTTCCGGGGACGGTCGAGCCGATGAGCGTGATGCGCAAGAAGATCGCCGAGCACATGGTGATGTCGAAGCGCACTAGCGCTCACGTTCACGGCGTCTTCGAGATCGACATGACGCGTATCGTCAAACTGCGCGAGAAGATGAAGGACCGCTTCCAGCAGGCGACGGGGCTGAAGCTGACCTTCACGCCGTTCTTTACGCGGGCAGTCGCTCATGCGTTGCGCCTGTGGCCCATCGTCAACGCTTCGGTGGAAGGCGAGAACATTCATTACAAGCGCGACATCAATATCGGCATCGCCGTGGCACTCGACTGGGGACTGATCGTTCCTGTCGTGAAGCACGCGGACGAGTTGAGCTTTGCGGGCGTGCAGCGCGCAATCAACGATCTCGGCGAGCGGGCCCGAAGCAAGCGCCTGAAGCCGGAAGACGTGCAGGGCGGTACTTTCACGATCACCAATCCCGGAATATTCGGCGCAAAGTTCGGGATGCCGATCATCTCGCAACCGCAGCTGGCGATCATGGGCGTCGGCGCAATCACGAAGAAACCAATGGTCGTAACTGACAAGGACGGCAACGACTCGATCGCGATCCGTTCGATGATGCACCTGTCGATCGGGTACGATCACCGCATCATTGATGGCGCGGTCGCAGACCAGTTCATGAGCGTGGTTAAGAACTACCTGGAGAACTGGAACGAGCCGATTGTTTAA
- a CDS encoding DinB family protein, producing MSTYSFLVDTYETEILKTVETWDTFAEEAMNFRPAPKSRTVLEQLEHQLKSEGAWMRDMLGIDVGEILPSEYTKIAFIEKYRTDASRRLEILRRKPDSWWEETVNFFDVPRSRAWVMVRRMNHSTHHRGQLVVYLRLLEQRVTSVYGPTADTDGKVVYRFE from the coding sequence ATGAGCACGTATTCCTTCCTGGTCGACACCTACGAAACCGAGATTCTGAAAACTGTTGAAACGTGGGACACATTTGCTGAAGAAGCCATGAATTTCCGCCCAGCGCCGAAATCGCGAACGGTGCTTGAGCAGCTCGAGCACCAACTCAAGTCCGAGGGCGCATGGATGCGGGACATGCTCGGGATCGATGTAGGCGAGATTCTCCCGTCCGAGTACACGAAAATCGCCTTCATCGAGAAGTACAGAACGGATGCTTCCAGGCGTCTCGAAATCCTGCGGCGGAAGCCCGATTCGTGGTGGGAGGAGACGGTGAACTTCTTCGACGTCCCGCGCTCGCGGGCGTGGGTGATGGTTCGGCGGATGAACCACTCCACGCATCATCGAGGGCAACTGGTGGTCTACCTGCGTCTGCTGGAGCAACGGGTGACCTCGGTTTATGGCCCAACGGCCGATACCGATGGTAAGGTCGTTTACCGCTTCGAATGA
- the lipB gene encoding lipoyl(octanoyl) transferase LipB, whose amino-acid sequence MISVVHLGTIDYGSALRLQEHLVELRKQNRIDNVLLLLEHPPVITLGRNANDTNIVAPRDFLASKGVEVFEINRGGDVTFHGPGQLVGYPIFDLRSFPEKIGVVEYVRRIEEALIRTCIHYQIETQRIQGMTGVWTLSERKIAAIGVHISRGVTSHGFALNVTTDLDYFKLIVPCGLTKPVTSIEFETGKHPGIDDILPIVTRSFGEVFKSQILWVDSLEDLPGSAPVPEDTPLKVPDNIRELHGDKTFLA is encoded by the coding sequence TTGATCTCCGTCGTCCATCTCGGAACCATTGATTACGGCTCCGCTCTGCGCCTGCAGGAGCACCTCGTCGAACTTCGCAAACAGAACCGTATCGATAATGTTCTCCTGCTGCTTGAACACCCGCCTGTGATCACGCTCGGCCGCAATGCCAATGACACGAACATCGTCGCGCCTCGTGATTTCCTTGCCAGCAAGGGGGTCGAGGTGTTCGAAATCAATCGCGGCGGCGATGTGACCTTTCATGGTCCGGGACAACTCGTCGGTTATCCCATCTTCGACCTGCGAAGCTTTCCCGAGAAGATCGGCGTCGTCGAGTACGTACGGCGGATCGAAGAAGCCCTGATCCGCACCTGCATTCACTACCAGATCGAAACCCAGCGCATCCAGGGAATGACGGGCGTCTGGACGTTATCAGAGCGAAAGATAGCCGCCATCGGCGTCCACATCTCTCGCGGCGTTACTTCGCATGGCTTTGCCCTGAATGTCACCACGGACCTCGATTACTTCAAGCTGATCGTTCCCTGCGGCCTTACCAAACCCGTCACTTCGATCGAGTTCGAAACCGGCAAGCATCCTGGCATTGACGACATACTGCCGATCGTTACCCGCAGCTTTGGCGAGGTATTCAAAAGCCAGATTTTGTGGGTCGATTCGCTGGAAGACCTGCCGGGCTCAGCTCCCGTCCCCGAAGACACGCCCCTCAAGGTGCCGGATAACATCCGCGAGCTTCACGGCGATAAAACTTTCCTCGCCTGA